The proteins below are encoded in one region of Citrobacter enshiensis:
- the rlmA gene encoding 23S rRNA (guanine(745)-N(1))-methyltransferase → MLFSCPLCHHPLAQVKNSFICPQRHQFDVAKEGYVNLLPVQHKRSRDPGDSAEMMQARRAFLDAGHYQPLRDAIVNILNERLSSHATSVLDIGCGEGYYTHAFADAQPGITVFGLDVAKVAIKSAAKRYPQVTFCVASSHRLPFADASMDAIIRIYAPCKAEELARVVKPGGWVITATPGPRHLMELKGLIYDEIRLHAPHTEQIDGFTLQQSVALNYPMSLSGSEAVALLQMTPFAWRAKPDVWEALSARDVFDCQTDFSLHLWQRDS, encoded by the coding sequence ATGTTGTTTTCTTGTCCTCTTTGCCACCACCCTCTTGCGCAAGTAAAAAACAGTTTTATCTGTCCGCAACGACATCAATTTGATGTGGCGAAAGAAGGCTATGTCAACTTACTGCCGGTGCAGCATAAACGCTCGCGCGATCCGGGGGATAGTGCGGAAATGATGCAGGCGCGTCGGGCATTTCTTGATGCCGGGCATTATCAGCCGCTGCGTGACGCTATCGTCAATATCCTCAATGAACGTTTAAGTTCCCATGCGACATCGGTTCTCGATATTGGCTGCGGCGAAGGGTATTACACACATGCTTTTGCCGATGCGCAGCCAGGAATCACCGTGTTTGGCCTGGATGTGGCAAAAGTGGCGATTAAGTCTGCGGCGAAGCGTTATCCGCAGGTGACGTTCTGCGTTGCCTCGAGTCATCGCCTGCCATTTGCTGATGCGTCAATGGATGCCATTATCAGGATCTATGCGCCGTGCAAAGCCGAAGAGTTAGCCAGAGTCGTCAAACCGGGGGGATGGGTGATCACCGCAACGCCGGGGCCACGCCATTTAATGGAGCTCAAGGGGCTGATTTATGATGAGATCCGCCTGCATGCCCCGCACACGGAGCAGATCGACGGTTTTACGTTACAGCAGAGCGTGGCGTTGAACTATCCGATGAGCCTAAGCGGCAGTGAGGCTGTTGCATTGTTACAGATGACGCCTTTTGCATGGCGGGCGAAACCCGACGTGTGGGAAGCGCTGTCAGCCAGGGACGTGTTTGACTGCCAGACCGATTTCAGT
- the ftsI gene encoding peptidoglycan glycosyltransferase FtsI codes for MKKKSDGAVANFTPVRYALLCAAILVSLGLLLGRVAWLQIVTPTNLVRQEDMRSLREVTTVSPRGMITDREGRPLAVSVPVNAVWADPKTIISKGGVGYNERWQALASTLHLSLSTLAKRVNSNPAGRFIYLARQVSPQQAQWIDKLNLAGINLREESRRFYPAGHVAANLIGFTNIDGQGIEGVEKSFNSQLTGKPGSRLVRKDKFGHVIENITEVAPVPAHELQLSIDERLQTVTEDALDNAVTWNKAESGAAVLVSVATGEILAMASFPDFNPNNREGAVLDDFRNRAISDTFEPGSTVKPLVVMTALKQGIVQPDSVIDTHPFNLDGHRIRDVGFYPELSLTGILQKSSDTGVSHLSLAMPVQQLLDTYKSFGFGAPTGLGLTGESSGLLPQRRYWSDLDRATFAFGYGLMVTPLQLAHVYATIGSFGIYRPLSITRIDPPVIGTRVMSEGLVHEVEHMMESVALPGGGGTKAAVRDYRVAVKTGTAKKIGDDGKYVDKYVAYTAGVAPASDPKFALVVVINDPQNGSYYGGAVSAPVFSQIMGDVLRLENVKPDGMPADSDHLLVMHGSRVSTPAL; via the coding sequence GTGAAAAAGAAAAGCGACGGCGCTGTGGCTAATTTTACCCCCGTGCGTTATGCACTGCTTTGTGCGGCAATACTGGTAAGTTTGGGGTTATTACTCGGGCGCGTTGCGTGGTTACAAATTGTCACGCCGACAAACCTGGTCAGGCAAGAAGATATGCGCTCGTTACGTGAAGTCACGACGGTATCTCCGCGCGGGATGATTACCGACAGGGAAGGGCGTCCGCTGGCCGTCAGTGTGCCGGTGAATGCGGTCTGGGCCGATCCGAAAACCATCATCAGCAAGGGCGGCGTGGGATATAACGAACGTTGGCAAGCACTGGCAAGTACGCTGCATCTGTCGTTAAGTACGCTGGCAAAGCGGGTTAACAGTAATCCGGCGGGGCGATTTATCTATCTGGCGCGCCAGGTGTCTCCACAACAAGCACAATGGATCGACAAACTTAACCTTGCGGGGATCAATCTGCGTGAAGAATCTCGCCGATTTTATCCTGCCGGACATGTTGCGGCTAACCTGATTGGTTTTACCAATATTGATGGGCAGGGCATTGAAGGGGTTGAGAAAAGTTTTAATTCGCAATTGACGGGAAAACCGGGCTCGCGCCTTGTGCGTAAAGACAAATTCGGGCACGTGATTGAGAACATCACGGAAGTCGCGCCTGTTCCGGCACATGAGTTGCAACTCAGTATCGATGAGCGTTTGCAGACCGTGACGGAAGATGCCTTAGACAATGCCGTCACCTGGAACAAAGCGGAGTCGGGCGCAGCAGTGCTGGTCAGTGTTGCCACCGGCGAAATTCTTGCGATGGCAAGCTTCCCGGATTTTAACCCGAACAATCGTGAAGGGGCCGTGCTGGACGATTTTCGAAATCGTGCCATTAGCGACACCTTCGAACCGGGCTCAACCGTCAAACCGCTGGTGGTCATGACTGCGCTAAAGCAGGGCATTGTGCAGCCAGACAGCGTGATCGACACGCATCCGTTTAATCTTGATGGCCATCGTATCCGCGACGTGGGCTTCTACCCTGAACTCTCTTTAACCGGCATTTTGCAAAAATCGAGTGACACGGGGGTTTCACATCTCTCACTCGCGATGCCGGTTCAGCAATTACTTGATACTTATAAAAGTTTCGGCTTTGGTGCGCCGACAGGGCTGGGATTAACCGGGGAGAGCAGCGGTTTGCTACCCCAACGACGTTACTGGAGCGATCTCGATCGGGCAACATTCGCTTTCGGTTATGGTCTGATGGTTACGCCCCTGCAGTTGGCGCATGTGTACGCGACGATCGGCAGCTTTGGTATTTATCGGCCTCTCTCCATCACCCGTATCGATCCTCCGGTGATTGGCACCCGGGTGATGTCTGAAGGTCTGGTCCACGAAGTTGAACATATGATGGAGAGCGTTGCGTTGCCCGGAGGCGGGGGAACCAAAGCTGCGGTGAGAGATTACCGTGTCGCGGTGAAAACCGGCACGGCGAAAAAAATAGGTGACGATGGAAAGTACGTCGACAAATATGTGGCCTACACGGCGGGTGTCGCCCCGGCGAGTGATCCGAAATTTGCGCTGGTGGTTGTGATCAACGATCCGCAGAATGGTTCTTATTATGGTGGGGCGGTTTCGGCTCCGGTATTTAGCCAGATTATGGGAGACGTATTGCGCCTCGAAAACGTCAAGCCTGATGGCATGCCCGCCGATTCTGACCATTTGCTTGTCATGCACGGCAGCCGCGTTTCGACCCCTGCACTGTAA
- the cspE gene encoding transcription antiterminator/RNA stability regulator CspE — MAKIKGQVKWFNESKGFGFITPADGSKDVFVHFSAIQGNGFKTLAEGQNVEFEIQDGQKGPAAVNVTAI; from the coding sequence ATGGCAAAGATTAAAGGTCAAGTTAAGTGGTTCAACGAGTCTAAAGGTTTTGGTTTCATTACTCCGGCTGATGGCAGCAAAGACGTGTTTGTACACTTCTCTGCTATCCAGGGTAATGGCTTCAAAACTCTGGCTGAAGGCCAGAACGTTGAGTTCGAAATTCAGGACGGCCAGAAAGGTCCGGCTGCTGTTAACGTAACAGCTATCTGA
- a CDS encoding DUF2627 domain-containing protein — protein sequence MCGIFSKEVLSKNVVVEYRFSAEPYISASSSNVSVLSMLCLRAKKTI from the coding sequence ATGTGTGGCATTTTCAGTAAAGAAGTCCTGAGTAAAAACGTTGTCGTTGAATACCGCTTCTCTGCCGAACCTTATATTAGTGCCTCAAGCAGTAATGTCTCAGTTTTATCTATGTTATGCCTGCGGGCGAAGAAAACAATCTAA
- a CDS encoding YebO family protein — protein sequence MNEVLNSGALTFASLMVSVVVLVVGLVLWFFVNRASSRTNEQIELLESLLDQQKRQNALLRRLCEANEPEKAAEATPAANVREEDDDIIRLVAER from the coding sequence ATGAACGAAGTTCTGAACTCAGGCGCGCTGACTTTCGCGTCTTTAATGGTATCGGTGGTGGTTCTGGTTGTTGGTCTTGTCTTGTGGTTCTTCGTCAACCGCGCAAGTTCGCGTACCAATGAGCAGATCGAATTGCTCGAATCCTTGTTAGACCAGCAAAAACGTCAAAACGCGTTGCTGCGTCGTCTGTGTGAAGCAAATGAACCTGAGAAAGCGGCTGAAGCGACCCCCGCAGCAAATGTACGGGAAGAGGACGATGATATCATTCGTCTGGTAGCGGAAAGGTAG
- the mgrB gene encoding PhoP/PhoQ regulator MgrB, with amino-acid sequence MKKFRWVFLIIGVLVCLLLWAQVFNIMCDQDVQFFSGICAINKFIPW; translated from the coding sequence GTGAAAAAGTTTCGGTGGGTATTCCTGATAATTGGCGTGCTGGTTTGCCTGTTGCTTTGGGCGCAGGTGTTCAACATCATGTGCGATCAGGATGTACAATTTTTCAGCGGTATTTGCGCCATCAATAAATTTATTCCCTGGTAA